The Inediibacterium massiliense genome has a segment encoding these proteins:
- a CDS encoding DUF3829 domain-containing protein — MKKIVFILLVMGLVLLISCKEQPKDSSSEKLQEKQNLSIEKYNAYVEVNNFMNERFNEVLAYYYKGFGLDMDTYSTNVGSVVISSVSETELDMVLKNLQVYTKEPVIKDLDAAAKDLEPTMVELSHILNDAEFYYDSKNYVDDHFEEGKKLHTQICTSYEEYEKKKERFIKAMRELCYTQTQKDMEKYIKNKEHIKYYSISYMLIAVDMFDELQKQNISDENMMNIDQEKFAEQYNHLSKEIDKLMEAVNNSSSHEKTQFEPYNFKDFIDYAQKTKAAAADLLNSLNKKDSSLGSPEEFYSNLRTMISYYNRVVYFSDEVKNLNYFPTR, encoded by the coding sequence ATGAAAAAAATAGTTTTTATATTGTTGGTGATGGGTTTAGTTTTATTAATTTCATGTAAAGAGCAACCAAAAGATAGCTCTTCAGAAAAATTACAGGAAAAACAAAATTTATCTATTGAAAAATATAATGCTTATGTAGAAGTGAATAATTTTATGAATGAGCGTTTTAATGAAGTTTTAGCTTATTATTACAAAGGATTTGGATTAGATATGGATACCTATTCTACAAATGTAGGTAGTGTTGTTATTAGTTCTGTATCAGAAACAGAACTTGATATGGTTCTTAAAAATCTACAGGTGTATACAAAAGAGCCTGTCATAAAAGATTTGGATGCAGCAGCAAAGGATTTAGAGCCTACTATGGTAGAGCTTAGTCATATACTAAATGATGCAGAGTTTTATTATGACTCTAAAAATTATGTAGATGATCATTTTGAAGAGGGAAAGAAATTGCATACTCAAATTTGTACTAGCTATGAAGAGTATGAGAAGAAGAAAGAAAGATTTATAAAGGCTATGAGGGAATTATGTTATACACAAACTCAAAAAGATATGGAAAAATATATTAAAAATAAGGAGCATATTAAATATTATTCTATAAGTTATATGTTAATAGCAGTAGATATGTTTGATGAACTACAAAAGCAAAATATAAGTGATGAAAATATGATGAACATAGACCAAGAAAAATTTGCAGAGCAATATAATCATTTATCAAAAGAAATAGATAAACTTATGGAGGCAGTAAATAATTCATCAAGTCATGAAAAAACTCAATTTGAACCATATAATTTTAAGGATTTTATAGATTATGCACAAAAGACAAAGGCAGCAGCAGCAGACCTTTTAAATAGCTTGAATAAAAAAGATTCATCTTTGGGGTCACCTGAGGAATTTTATAGTAATTTGAGAACTATGATTTCTTACTATAATAGAGTAGTATATTTTTCAGATGAGGTAAAAAATCTAAACTATTTCCCTACTAGATAA
- a CDS encoding DUF3829 domain-containing protein has protein sequence MLKKMVVLILCCTMLSACNVNTKENSKDTSSEVEISQEQRRINKENVYVELNNFITGRYFTDIIDRYFIMFGTEEFVKPSGAPFVNTVAQHEVELIEKALECSKSEPKIEGFDAAVQDLIPKMQKLINVMNEAHTYYNQKDYVDDNYAKGAEYHNQIIEIYFNEFYPSLKVFLNNMEEMGERKRKEDMKNMKDHDFMIQYHMLDILCKAQDIQNEMYNQGIDSSNILKLNIVPVKEKYQLLIESIGKLREYGKDNSRLEKEGFVAAQIEQYLKDAGNVKASVTEIIQRVEKKEPIDAFDIQHGYVTSRSGTPENFDSKLGDLIDYYNRSITR, from the coding sequence ATGCTAAAGAAAATGGTAGTATTGATTTTATGCTGTACAATGCTTAGTGCATGTAATGTTAACACTAAGGAAAATTCCAAAGATACATCAAGTGAGGTGGAAATCAGTCAAGAACAAAGGCGTATAAATAAGGAGAATGTTTATGTAGAGTTGAATAACTTTATTACAGGACGTTACTTTACAGATATTATTGATAGATATTTTATCATGTTTGGGACAGAAGAATTTGTAAAACCTTCAGGGGCACCTTTTGTCAATACAGTTGCACAACATGAAGTAGAGTTGATAGAGAAAGCATTAGAATGTTCAAAAAGTGAGCCTAAAATAGAAGGATTTGACGCAGCAGTACAAGATCTAATTCCTAAGATGCAAAAATTAATCAATGTCATGAATGAAGCTCATACATATTATAATCAAAAAGATTATGTAGATGATAATTATGCAAAAGGAGCTGAATATCATAATCAAATTATAGAAATATATTTCAATGAATTTTATCCATCTCTGAAGGTATTTTTAAATAATATGGAAGAAATGGGTGAGAGAAAAAGAAAAGAAGATATGAAAAATATGAAAGACCATGATTTCATGATTCAATATCATATGCTAGATATATTATGTAAAGCTCAAGATATTCAAAATGAAATGTATAATCAAGGTATTGACTCTTCAAATATTTTGAAATTAAATATAGTTCCAGTGAAAGAAAAATATCAATTGTTAATTGAGTCTATTGGAAAGTTAAGAGAGTATGGAAAAGATAATAGTAGATTAGAAAAGGAAGGTTTTGTTGCAGCACAAATAGAGCAGTATTTAAAGGATGCAGGAAATGTAAAAGCTTCAGTAACAGAAATTATTCAAAGAGTTGAAAAAAAGGAACCAATAGATGCGTTTGATATTCAACATGGCTATGTAACATCTCGATCAGGAACTCCAGAAAATTTTGATTCTAAATTAGGAGATTTAATTGATTATTATAATAGAAGCATTACTCGATAG
- a CDS encoding L,D-transpeptidase family protein yields the protein MRNLKCLICFLLIFTLILLQAQVLSSHQIYAQNEESPISEEVKNEVSPKISAIKMDRSNIEVMGTPFRFIAICEGKNLSYEWTVFKDFDEIYKKEYSKENFLFFTMNESGKYQVVVTIKDDQEKTISKLSEEIKIIHPLKINSVDIDQKSKQPVHTPLNFSVSAQGSGLVYHWYIFKDSNVVYDGLLSENNSILYTPNEPGVYKGIVYVKDLSGKCISEYSEEIIVYKNVLSEKEKLEAMINETNFSSKTNYFVWVDTNKHKTYIFEGKNKNWSLFKTMLCTDGTASTPTIKGNFEICGRGPWLTSYNGKVKAKYKVRFFQNYYFHSILFDSKGKNIVDSRLGKSLSHGCVRLSVDNAKWIYDHIKDGTGVCVN from the coding sequence TTGCGTAATCTTAAATGTCTTATTTGTTTTTTACTCATTTTTACTTTAATTTTGCTTCAAGCACAGGTTTTATCATCTCATCAAATCTATGCACAAAATGAAGAATCACCTATTAGTGAAGAAGTTAAAAATGAAGTTTCACCAAAAATATCTGCAATCAAAATGGATAGAAGCAATATTGAGGTAATGGGAACTCCATTTAGATTTATAGCTATTTGTGAAGGGAAAAATTTAAGTTATGAATGGACTGTATTTAAAGACTTTGATGAAATATATAAAAAAGAATATAGTAAAGAAAACTTTTTATTTTTTACTATGAATGAATCAGGAAAATACCAAGTAGTTGTAACCATTAAAGATGATCAAGAAAAGACCATAAGTAAATTATCAGAAGAAATTAAAATTATTCATCCTCTTAAAATAAATTCTGTAGATATAGATCAAAAGAGTAAACAACCTGTTCACACACCTCTTAATTTTTCCGTTTCAGCACAAGGAAGTGGTTTAGTTTATCATTGGTATATATTTAAGGATTCAAATGTAGTCTATGATGGTTTACTCAGTGAAAATAATAGTATTTTATATACTCCAAATGAACCTGGAGTATATAAAGGAATTGTATATGTAAAAGATTTATCTGGAAAATGCATCAGTGAATATTCAGAGGAAATTATAGTATATAAAAATGTTCTTTCAGAAAAAGAAAAATTAGAAGCAATGATCAATGAAACAAATTTTAGTAGTAAAACAAATTATTTTGTATGGGTAGATACCAATAAACATAAGACTTATATTTTCGAAGGAAAAAATAAGAATTGGAGTCTCTTTAAAACAATGCTCTGTACAGACGGAACAGCATCTACTCCAACTATAAAAGGTAATTTTGAAATTTGTGGTAGAGGTCCATGGCTCACATCTTATAATGGAAAAGTAAAAGCAAAATACAAGGTACGATTTTTTCAAAATTATTATTTCCATTCTATCTTATTTGATTCTAAAGGGAAAAATATTGTAGATTCAAGACTAGGTAAGTCTCTTTCACATGGATGTGTTAGACTCAGTGTAGATAATGCAAAATGGATATATGATCATATCAAAGATGGTACGGGTGTATGTGTAAATTAA
- a CDS encoding zinc-ribbon domain-containing protein produces MADKTLVCKDCGKDFVFTQGEQDFYKEKGFDNEPQRCAECRKAKKQQRNNNNRGFRR; encoded by the coding sequence ATGGCAGATAAAACTTTGGTTTGTAAAGATTGTGGAAAAGACTTTGTATTCACACAAGGTGAGCAAGATTTCTATAAAGAAAAAGGTTTTGACAATGAACCACAAAGATGTGCTGAATGTAGAAAAGCAAAAAAACAACAAAGAAATAACAACAATAGAGGATTTAGAAGATAA
- a CDS encoding O-acetyl-ADP-ribose deacetylase has protein sequence MYTYKDTQIVVVQGDITKLKVDAIVNAANNSLLGGGGVDGAIHKAGGAEILEQCRKIGGCPTGEARITTAGKMISKYVIHTVGPIYRGGSNNESKLLYNAYFNSLKLATEYDIQTIAFPSISTGVYAYPIEEASDIAIKAVMDFLVKNSQITQIVFVLFKEKDFAIYKKKLDKIFCK, from the coding sequence ATGTATACCTATAAAGATACTCAAATTGTTGTTGTACAAGGAGATATTACAAAATTAAAAGTAGATGCTATAGTAAACGCAGCGAATAATAGCCTGTTAGGTGGGGGTGGTGTAGACGGGGCCATACATAAAGCTGGAGGAGCAGAGATATTAGAACAATGTAGAAAAATAGGTGGATGTCCTACTGGAGAGGCTAGAATTACTACAGCAGGAAAGATGATCAGTAAATATGTCATTCATACAGTAGGGCCTATTTATAGGGGAGGAAGTAATAATGAAAGTAAGCTTTTATATAATGCTTATTTTAACTCATTAAAATTAGCTACTGAGTATGATATTCAAACGATAGCTTTTCCATCGATTTCTACAGGTGTATATGCTTATCCTATAGAAGAAGCTTCTGATATTGCTATAAAAGCTGTTATGGATTTTTTGGTTAAAAATAGCCAAATCACTCAAATTGTTTTTGTTTTATTTAAAGAGAAAGACTTTGCAATTTATAAAAAAAAATTAGATAAGATTTTTTGCAAGTAA
- a CDS encoding methyl-accepting chemotaxis protein, with protein sequence MKIKKISNVSLSLKSKIIIITSIIIMLSTLLMGYVFYNNMYKHTTKLLQEEGLNIAKSASSLIDGDKFKELSTSLNKQDPFYIDTRKKLQELNISIGNGMLYTIVSNDSNNYTYIINGSDAHVELGHKQKKSDFSEEAKMAFETGKSYTCEPYYVDTFNKYYISAFVPIFNSSNQVVGVIEYDFEGKELSQKTNEFKALIISITIIFIAISIFINFIALKVMFRPINKLVESIHTIANGDLTIHIDTSRKDEIGKINIALSKTVDSLRDMIEKIKSSCIKVTEASKAILISSSDTSKASEELAISTNEISSISNDQVTNTHNIKNVLDQLDDDIQNIFTQIQDTNQIAYQTVENVNNGTEVIKNTKNQIDKIESSIHNANSVVKNLTQNMGKIQGILTTISSIADQTNLLSLNAAIEAARAGEHGRGFAVVADEVRKLAVESNIAASEIVDIIGFMNEETNHVEKAISESVDMTTEGKEYTDHVSNTFKIIRNSNKDIENKISEIKNSASEIVSRVTNINETMNEIEKVSKTIDSNTMNLAATTQEEMASAEELKSMSEVLNGEAILLNESISKFKIKDNI encoded by the coding sequence TTGAAAATAAAAAAAATATCTAATGTTTCTTTATCTTTAAAGTCTAAAATTATAATCATCACATCCATAATCATTATGTTGTCTACACTTCTTATGGGATATGTCTTTTATAATAATATGTACAAACATACTACTAAGCTTTTACAAGAAGAAGGTCTTAATATTGCAAAATCAGCTTCATCATTAATAGATGGAGACAAATTTAAAGAACTTTCAACTTCTTTAAATAAACAAGATCCTTTCTATATAGATACAAGAAAAAAATTACAAGAGCTAAATATAAGTATTGGAAATGGTATGTTATATACGATAGTATCTAATGATTCAAACAACTACACATATATTATTAATGGTAGTGATGCACATGTAGAATTAGGACATAAGCAAAAGAAATCTGACTTTTCAGAAGAAGCTAAGATGGCTTTTGAGACAGGAAAATCATATACTTGCGAACCCTATTACGTAGACACATTTAACAAATACTACATATCTGCTTTTGTTCCAATCTTTAATTCTTCTAATCAAGTAGTAGGTGTAATAGAATATGATTTTGAAGGAAAAGAACTTTCTCAAAAAACAAATGAATTTAAAGCTCTGATTATCTCTATTACTATTATTTTTATTGCAATTTCTATCTTTATTAATTTCATTGCATTAAAAGTCATGTTTAGGCCTATCAACAAACTTGTAGAATCAATTCATACTATTGCTAATGGAGATTTAACTATACATATTGATACTTCTAGAAAAGATGAGATTGGAAAAATAAACATAGCTTTAAGTAAAACAGTAGATTCATTACGGGATATGATAGAAAAGATCAAATCCTCTTGTATAAAAGTTACAGAAGCATCTAAAGCCATTTTAATCAGTTCATCAGATACATCAAAAGCATCAGAAGAACTAGCTATATCTACCAACGAAATTTCATCTATATCTAATGATCAAGTCACAAACACACACAATATAAAAAATGTTTTAGATCAATTAGATGATGATATTCAAAATATCTTTACTCAAATACAAGATACAAATCAAATTGCATATCAAACAGTAGAAAATGTGAATAATGGAACAGAAGTCATTAAAAATACCAAAAATCAAATTGATAAAATTGAAAGTAGTATCCATAATGCAAATTCAGTAGTAAAAAATTTAACACAAAATATGGGTAAAATACAGGGAATATTAACAACTATATCAAGTATTGCCGATCAAACAAATCTTTTATCACTTAATGCAGCAATTGAAGCTGCAAGAGCAGGAGAACATGGAAGAGGCTTTGCGGTAGTTGCAGATGAAGTTAGAAAACTTGCAGTAGAATCTAATATTGCCGCTAGCGAAATAGTAGATATTATTGGATTTATGAATGAAGAAACAAATCATGTCGAAAAAGCTATTTCAGAAAGTGTAGATATGACTACAGAAGGTAAAGAATATACAGATCATGTTAGTAATACATTTAAAATCATAAGAAACTCTAATAAAGATATAGAAAATAAAATAAGTGAGATTAAAAATTCTGCTAGTGAAATTGTATCCAGAGTTACAAATATAAATGAAACTATGAATGAAATTGAAAAAGTATCAAAAACAATTGATTCAAATACTATGAATTTAGCAGCAACTACACAAGAAGAAATGGCATCTGCGGAAGAATTAAAATCTATGTCTGAAGTTTTAAACGGAGAAGCTATATTATTAAATGAAAGTATTTCTAAATTTAAAATAAAAGATAATATATAA
- a CDS encoding CocE/NonD family hydrolase C-terminal non-catalytic domain-containing protein, with protein MKEYTFTLDLQPMDYTLKKGHRLGLIILSTDAEYTLRPFKTTNFILNTNESFVEIPVVHDLH; from the coding sequence ATTAAAGAATATACATTTACATTAGACTTGCAACCTATGGATTACACACTAAAAAAAGGACATAGACTTGGTTTAATTATATTGTCTACAGATGCTGAATATACCCTAAGACCTTTTAAAACTACAAATTTTATATTAAATACAAATGAAAGCTTTGTTGAGATTCCAGTAGTCCATGATCTTCATTAA
- a CDS encoding L,D-transpeptidase family protein produces MSSYSYADSEEEFVKYMMENFKGKDFVVEHEQTVQEEVSEYNPIQSINPYIVYGTIKYPCTIYQNPGKYSIGNLQSGDRVEIIQDKGYQWYQVKKDYLIGWIHISHLDIDADIPVDPSILQENEIFDFIHKENLKSNTRYFLLCDVHRQKLYVLMDDKLLKTIPCSTGKNVSPTIRGTYTITDKGNWFYAPRFNMGAKYWTRFHGAYLIHSIPMDKNKNVIDPILGQRLSSGCIRVSIEDAQWIQQYIPYGTSISIL; encoded by the coding sequence TTGAGTTCATATTCTTACGCAGATTCAGAAGAGGAATTTGTAAAATATATGATGGAGAATTTTAAAGGCAAAGACTTTGTTGTAGAACATGAACAAACTGTACAAGAAGAGGTTTCCGAATATAATCCAATACAATCTATAAACCCTTATATAGTCTATGGAACAATAAAATATCCTTGCACGATCTATCAAAATCCAGGAAAATATAGTATAGGAAATTTACAGTCTGGGGATCGAGTAGAAATTATTCAAGATAAGGGGTATCAATGGTATCAAGTAAAAAAAGATTATTTAATAGGTTGGATTCATATTTCTCATTTAGATATTGATGCAGATATACCTGTAGATCCTTCTATTCTACAAGAAAACGAGATTTTTGACTTTATTCATAAAGAAAATCTGAAAAGTAATACAAGATATTTTCTATTATGTGATGTCCATAGACAAAAGTTATATGTACTTATGGATGACAAACTTTTAAAAACCATTCCTTGCTCGACAGGTAAAAATGTTTCTCCTACCATTCGAGGAACTTATACAATTACAGATAAAGGAAATTGGTTTTATGCACCTCGCTTTAATATGGGAGCAAAATATTGGACTAGATTTCATGGAGCTTATTTAATCCACTCTATTCCTATGGATAAAAATAAAAATGTGATAGACCCTATTTTAGGACAAAGACTTTCTTCTGGTTGTATCAGAGTATCTATAGAAGATGCCCAGTGGATTCAACAATATATTCCTTATGGAACAAGTATATCTATCTTATAG
- a CDS encoding IS110 family transposase, with amino-acid sequence MKLFVGIDVSSEKLDTCFLTSEDQILLEVSLPNNVVGASKIKEHISHFTDLIQYDRIIIGMEATSIYSFHPSTFLAEDCELKSLGVEVVVMNPKAIHRFKGLFEEDKTDKIDAYRIADFLRFDRFNTSLIKEEQYMALQRLTRSRYQLIGQLTEMKQHFLENIYYKCNTLTKEIDTSVFGTTMMDLVTDSMTLEDIANMSLEDLAAILQEKGRGRFSNPEKLAKSLSKAIRDSYRLGKVMQNSVDVILASYAMMIKTIKKQIKELDKAIQQLFEILPESKSLLSVPGIGPVYAAGIIAEIGQIQRFENEAKIAKYAGLYWKRKQSGNFESERTTMTKTGNHYLRYYLIEAANSLMRNEPVYREYYLKKYHEVPKHQHKRALVLTARKFVRMVDVLLRNHQLYAPERSV; translated from the coding sequence ATGAAATTATTTGTTGGTATTGATGTTAGTTCTGAAAAACTTGATACTTGTTTTCTCACCAGTGAAGATCAAATTTTACTAGAAGTTTCTCTACCCAATAATGTTGTTGGTGCTAGTAAAATCAAAGAACATATTAGCCATTTCACTGATCTAATTCAGTATGATCGTATTATAATCGGTATGGAAGCAACTTCTATTTACAGCTTTCACCCTTCAACTTTTCTAGCAGAAGACTGTGAGCTTAAGTCTTTAGGAGTCGAAGTTGTTGTTATGAATCCTAAGGCTATACATCGGTTTAAAGGCCTATTTGAAGAAGATAAAACCGATAAAATAGATGCTTATCGTATTGCTGACTTTCTTCGCTTTGATCGTTTCAATACTTCCTTGATTAAAGAAGAACAATATATGGCTTTACAAAGATTAACTAGATCACGTTACCAGCTCATTGGCCAATTGACTGAAATGAAGCAACATTTTTTAGAAAATATTTATTACAAGTGTAATACCCTCACTAAAGAAATTGATACATCTGTCTTTGGTACAACCATGATGGACTTAGTAACCGACTCTATGACTCTTGAAGACATCGCCAATATGTCTTTAGAGGATTTGGCTGCTATTTTACAAGAAAAAGGCCGTGGTCGATTTAGCAATCCTGAAAAGCTTGCGAAATCACTTTCAAAAGCCATTAGAGACTCTTATCGACTAGGAAAAGTCATGCAAAATTCAGTCGATGTTATTTTGGCTTCATATGCTATGATGATTAAAACCATAAAAAAACAGATCAAAGAACTTGATAAAGCAATTCAGCAATTATTTGAAATTTTACCTGAATCCAAATCATTGCTTAGTGTTCCAGGCATTGGACCAGTTTATGCTGCTGGCATAATAGCCGAAATTGGTCAAATTCAACGCTTCGAAAATGAAGCCAAAATTGCCAAGTATGCAGGTCTTTACTGGAAGCGAAAACAATCTGGTAATTTTGAATCTGAAAGAACTACAATGACTAAAACAGGGAATCATTACCTTCGCTATTACTTGATTGAAGCTGCCAATTCACTTATGCGTAATGAACCTGTTTATAGAGAATACTATCTCAAGAAATATCATGAAGTTCCTAAGCATCAACATAAAAGAGCTCTCGTCCTTACTGCAAGAAAATTTGTGCGCATGGTGGATGTGCTGCTACGCAATCACCAACTTTATGCACCAGAAAGGAGTGTATAA
- a CDS encoding L,D-transpeptidase family protein, whose translation MKKWFLWMCICIIHMSILLYIGNFFEYTGNKIKLSAPVKIQKENKYITWEERKIEENPDYKNLGIYIDINEKILELINLDNNNILKKYVIASGKSDTPSPIGNWKIVGKSSWGKGFGTRWMGIDVPWGKYGIHGTNKPNSIGWASSHGCIRMKNKDIEELYKLVKVGMPIAIRGGVFGPFGNGFRTLEPGARGSDVYEVQRYMKEKGYYPGWIDGIYGEGMKVYVIQFRKDHNLSLSHNVDVEFYKALGIELFE comes from the coding sequence TTGAAAAAGTGGTTTTTATGGATGTGTATTTGTATTATACATATGAGTATACTTCTTTATATAGGTAACTTTTTTGAGTATACAGGGAATAAGATAAAACTTAGTGCTCCTGTAAAAATACAAAAAGAAAATAAATATATCACATGGGAAGAAAGAAAAATTGAAGAGAATCCAGACTATAAAAATCTTGGAATTTACATAGATATCAATGAAAAGATATTAGAACTGATTAATCTTGATAATAATAATATATTAAAAAAATATGTGATTGCTAGTGGAAAATCAGACACCCCATCACCTATAGGAAACTGGAAGATTGTAGGGAAATCAAGCTGGGGAAAAGGTTTTGGAACTAGATGGATGGGGATTGATGTACCATGGGGCAAATATGGAATACATGGAACAAACAAACCAAATTCTATAGGATGGGCATCTTCACATGGATGTATAAGAATGAAAAATAAAGATATAGAAGAATTATATAAGTTGGTAAAAGTAGGAATGCCTATTGCTATAAGAGGAGGAGTATTTGGTCCTTTTGGTAATGGATTTAGAACATTAGAGCCAGGGGCTAGAGGGTCTGATGTATATGAAGTACAAAGATATATGAAGGAGAAAGGATATTATCCAGGATGGATAGATGGAATATATGGAGAGGGGATGAAAGTATATGTGATCCAATTTAGAAAGGATCATAATTTATCCCTTAGCCATAATGTAGATGTAGAGTTTTATAAGGCATTGGGAATAGAACTATTTGAATAA
- a CDS encoding PsbP-related protein: MKKNVCKVVVYVVALVLVMSLFAGCSSNESKEATSKNAVEQNNESNTQTEETGYKSITSTDKTCEISIPKSWSELEDINEDAIIQVASEQQDDCTIVISDSKTDFAETMTIEDYMNEVVGNLFEETSNIEKSDIKDVTINGQKAKQIEVTEEEDKIKTVYMITIVETDKNYYQVLTCTSPSRLKDNRDGLEKITNSFKEN, translated from the coding sequence ATGAAAAAAAATGTATGCAAAGTTGTAGTTTACGTTGTAGCACTTGTTTTGGTTATGTCGTTATTTGCTGGATGTTCAAGTAATGAATCTAAAGAAGCTACAAGTAAAAATGCAGTAGAACAAAACAATGAATCTAATACTCAGACAGAAGAAACTGGATATAAAAGTATAACAAGTACAGATAAAACATGTGAAATCAGCATACCAAAGTCCTGGTCAGAATTAGAGGATATTAATGAGGATGCTATCATTCAAGTAGCTTCTGAACAGCAAGATGACTGTACGATAGTTATATCAGACTCAAAGACTGATTTTGCAGAGACTATGACTATTGAAGATTACATGAATGAAGTTGTAGGAAATTTATTTGAAGAAACATCTAATATAGAAAAAAGTGATATAAAAGATGTAACTATAAATGGACAAAAAGCAAAACAAATTGAAGTTACAGAAGAAGAGGATAAGATCAAAACTGTATATATGATTACTATAGTGGAAACAGACAAGAATTATTATCAAGTTCTTACATGTACATCACCAAGTAGATTAAAAGACAATAGAGACGGACTAGAAAAAATAACCAATTCATTCAAGGAAAACTAA
- a CDS encoding IS110 family transposase: protein MKLFVGIDVSSEKLDTCFLTSEDQILLEVSLPNNVVGASKIKEHISHFTDLIRYDRIIIGMEATSIYSFHPSTFLSEDSELKSLGVEVVVMNPKAIHRFKGLFEEDKTDKIDAYRIADFLRFDRFNTSLIKEEQYMALQRLTRSRYQLIGQLTEMKQHFLENIYYKCNTLTKEIDTSVFGTTMMDLVTDSMTLEDIANMSLEDLAAILQEKGRGRFSNPEKLAKSLSKAIRDSYRLGKVMQNSVDVILASYAMMIKTIKKQIKELDKAIQQLFEILPESKSLLSVPGIGPVYAAGIIAEIGQIQRFENEAKIAKYAGLYWKRKQSGNFESERTTMTKTGNHYLRYYLIEAANSLMRNEPVYREYYLKKYHEVPRHQHKRALVLTARKFVRMVDVLLRNHQLYAPERSV from the coding sequence ATGAAATTATTTGTTGGTATTGATGTTAGTTCTGAAAAACTTGATACTTGTTTTCTCACCAGTGAAGATCAAATTTTACTAGAAGTTTCTCTACCCAATAATGTTGTTGGTGCTAGTAAAATCAAAGAACATATTAGCCATTTCACTGATCTAATTCGGTATGATCGTATTATAATCGGTATGGAAGCAACTTCTATTTACAGCTTTCATCCTTCAACTTTCCTATCAGAAGACTCTGAGCTTAAGTCTTTAGGAGTCGAAGTTGTTGTTATGAATCCTAAGGCTATACATCGGTTTAAAGGCCTATTTGAAGAAGATAAAACCGATAAAATAGATGCTTATCGTATTGCTGACTTTCTTCGCTTTGATCGTTTCAATACTTCCTTGATTAAAGAAGAACAATATATGGCTTTACAAAGATTAACTAGATCACGTTACCAGCTCATTGGTCAATTGACTGAAATGAAGCAACATTTTTTAGAAAATATTTATTACAAGTGTAATACCCTCACTAAAGAAATTGATACATCTGTCTTTGGTACAACCATGATGGACTTAGTAACCGACTCTATGACTCTTGAAGACATCGCCAATATGTCTTTAGAGGATTTGGCTGCTATTTTACAAGAAAAAGGCCGTGGTCGATTTAGCAATCCTGAAAAGCTTGCGAAATCACTTTCAAAAGCCATTAGAGACTCTTATCGACTAGGAAAAGTCATGCAAAATTCAGTCGATGTTATTTTGGCTTCATATGCTATGATGATTAAAACCATAAAAAAACAGATCAAAGAACTTGATAAAGCAATTCAGCAATTATTTGAAATTTTACCTGAATCCAAATCATTGCTTAGTGTTCCAGGCATTGGACCAGTTTATGCTGCTGGCATAATAGCCGAAATTGGTCAAATTCAACGCTTCGAAAATGAAGCCAAAATTGCCAAGTATGCAGGTCTTTACTGGAAGCGAAAACAATCTGGTAATTTTGAATCTGAAAGAACTACAATGACTAAAACAGGGAATCATTACCTTCGCTATTACTTGATTGAAGCTGCCAATTCACTTATGCGTAATGAACCTGTTTATAGAGAATACTATCTCAAGAAATATCATGAAGTTCCTAGGCATCAACATAAAAGAGCTCTCGTCCTTACTGCAAGAAAATTTGTGCGCATGGTGGATGTGCTGCTACGCAATCACCAACTTTATGCACCAGAAAGGAGTGTATAA